GATCCCTCGAACATCCCCGCGCGGAGTTCGAACTCGCTGCCGGTGGAAAGCCTTCTGACGAGTCTTCCGGCGATCCGAAGGGGTCGTCCTGACCCGATCGAGGAACTCCCCCGGCCGCCCCCACGTCTGACGAATGTCGGCCCGGACGGCGGCCACACTGCCAGACTGCTCCCTGCCCCAGCCCCTCCCGAGCCCTTCCCGGCGGGCCACCACCCGCCCCCGACCCAAGAGGCTGCTCCCCGTGCTCCACATCCCGGGTGCTGTAACAATGTGCGGTCACCGCCGCGCGGCCCCCGGAGCCCAGGCAGGGCCCGGAGCCGGCCGCCGACGACTACACGAGGCAAGGATTCGTGAACTTCACGCGCTGGAGCGCCCGGCTCCCCGGAACGCAGCGCCGCGCCGCCGCGCGAGCCGAGCACCCGGTCACCACCACGGACCGGCGGAGCGAAGGCTCCGTACCCGCGGCCCGCGCCGAACGACTCACCGACGAACCGTCCCCGGTCCCCGCCGTCGACGAACTCCCGGTCCGTGAGGTCCTCGACCGCGTCCCGGCCCTCGTCGCCCTCGTCCACGGCCCCGACCACCGCCTCGCCTACGTCAACGACGCCTACGCGGCGGCCTTCGGCGTACGCGCCTGCGGCGAACCGGCCGCCGAGGCCCTCCCCGAACTCCGCGACCTCGGCCTCATGCCCCTCCTCGACCAGGCGCTGCGCAGCGGCAAGCCCCGCACCCTGAAGTCCCGCAAGGCCCCCGACGGCCGCTCCTACACCTTCACCTGCACCCCGGCCGCCGAGGACAACGGCAAGGGCGCCGTCCTGATCTTCGCCACCGACGTCACCGACCACGCCGAGGCCGCCGAACGCCTCAGAACCAGTGAGCGCCGCCAGCGCGAGACCGCCGTCACCCTCCAGCGCTCCCTCCTCCCCCAGGAGCTGGAGGAGCCCGACGACCTGCGCATCGCCGCCACCTACCAGCCCGGCGGCACCGAGGCGGCCGTCGGCGGCGACTGGTACGACGTCATCACCCTCGGCGGCGGCCGCACCGCCCTCGTCATCGGCGACGTCATGGGGCGGGGCGTCCGCGCGGCGGCCGTCATGGGCCAGCTCCGCACCGCGGTCCGGGCGTACGCCCGCCTCGACCTGCCGCCGCACGAGATCCTCCAGCTCCTCGACGGCCTCGCCGCCGAGATCGACGCCAACCAGATCGCCACGTGCGTGTACGCCATCCACGACCCCAACGAGGGCCGACTGGTGTACGCCTCCGCGGGCCACCTGCCCATCCTGGTCCGCGACGACAGCGGCACGGTCCTGCGCGCCGACGAACCCACCGGCCCGCCCCTGGGCACCGGCGGCTGGATGCACGCCTCCGGCTCGATCCCCCTCGGCCCCGGCTCGACGGCCGTCCTCTACACGGACGGCCTGGTGGAGCGCAGGGACGAAGACCTCGACGAAGGCATCGCGTCCCTGGAGCGCGCCCTGTCCGGCGCCACCGGCACCCCCCAGGTCGTCTGCGACCGCCTGGTCCGTTCGGCCGGTGTCACCGCCGACCACGACGACGACGTCGCCGTCCTCGTCCTCCAGCACCCGGCCCGCACCGGCCCCGACGGCGAACTGTTCCGCAACGCCGCCCTGGAGCTGCTCGGGGGCGTGGAGGCGGCCCCCCGCGCGCGTGCCTTCGCCTCCGGGGTCCTCACCAGCTGGCGCTTCCCGCCCGACCTGCACGACCTGGGCGTCCTCGCCGCCAGCGAACTCGTCGCCAACTCGCTCCAGCACGGCATTCCGCCCATGCGGCTGCGTCTGCGCCGCACCGACCGCCGCCTGATCATCGAGGTCACCGACGGCGACGACCACCTTCCGCGCCGCCGCCGCGCCGAGCCGGGCGACGAGTCCGGGCGGGGCATCGCCATCGTCGCCACGATCGCCTCCCACTGGGGCAGCCGCCGCACCCCGGGGGGCGGCAAGGCCGTGTGGTGCGAGTTCGTCCTGCCGAAGCCCGCGGACTGACGACGAGACCGACGACCGGGCCGACCACCGGAGTGCAGGGAAGGGCACTCCGGCGGAGGCCCAGCCGTCAGCCGACACGAAAGGCGGCCGCCGTCCTCCCGGACGACGACCGCCTCCCGCACCCGCCTCACGCCTCGGCGGCCACCGGCTCCGCCACCGCGCCGCCTCGCGCGACCACCCGCTTGCGCACCAGGTACGGCTGATCCTGGACGGCGGTCAGCTGCCCCCCCCAGCCGCAGCGCCAGATAGGTGATCCCCAGCGAGAACAGCAGGAACGTCACGATGTACGGCGCGTGCAGCGAGGCCCCCATCGGCCCGCCCACCGCCGGCCCGACGGCCAGAGCGAGCTGCTTCACCAGGGCGAACGCCGAGTTGTACTGCCCGGCCAGACCGGTCGGCGCCAGGTCGGCCACCAGCGGCGCGACCGTCGGCGCCAGCATCGCCTCACCCAGCCCGAACAGCGCGTACGTCGACACGAACGCGGCCGTCGCCATCTCCCGACTGCCGTGGCCCAACCCGGCGTACCCGGCGACGACCCACGCGACGGCCCAGATCAGACCCACGCCCGCGATCACCCGGGACCGCTTCTGCCGCTCGACGAACTTCAGCACGGCGAACTGAGCGACCACGATCATCGCGGTGTTGGCGGCGAGCGCGGACCCCAGCGCGGACGTAGAGATGCCGGCAGCCTCCACCCCGTACGCGGCCAGCCCTGACTCGAACTGTCCGTAGCAGGCGAAGAACAGCACGAAGCCCAGCACGCACAGCTGCACCATGGCCCGGTTGCCGAGCAACTGCTTCCAGCTGCCCCTGGCGGACTGCGGGGCGTCCTCGACCTTCGGAGCGTGCGGCAGGCGCACGGTCGCCATCACCGCGGCCAGCAGCAGGAACATCGCCGCCTCGATGGCGAACAGCAGCGTGAACGAGGACACGCGCGTGGTGTCGACGAGATGCCCGCCGATCAGCCCGCCCACCCCGAGCCCGAGGTTCTGAAGGAAGAACTGCGTCGCGAACGCCCGCGACCGGGTCTCGGTGGTCGAACAGTCCACGATCATCGTCGCGAGCGCCGGCTGCATCACGGCCTGCCCGGCTCCGAGCGCGGCCGCAGCGGACAGGACGGCGGTGGAGCTCCCGGCGAGCCCCAGGCCCATCGCACCCACCGCGGCGGTGACCAGGGCGGCGAGCAGGACCGGCAGTGGACCGCGCCGCACGATCGCCCGGCCGGCGAACGGCAGCACGATCAGCGCGGCCACGGCGAAGACGGCGAGGACGAGCCCCGCCGTCATGGCACCCAGTCCTCGCACCTGCGCCACATAGACGTACAGGTAGGGGACGGTGAAGCCGAGCCCGAACGCGCTGAGTGCGTTGCCCACGTGGATCCGGCGCATCGCTGCGCCCCTCGCCCTGGTCACGTTCACCTCTCTCAGGTAGTCGTC
This Streptomyces sp. NBC_00377 DNA region includes the following protein-coding sequences:
- a CDS encoding ATP-binding SpoIIE family protein phosphatase, which translates into the protein MNFTRWSARLPGTQRRAAARAEHPVTTTDRRSEGSVPAARAERLTDEPSPVPAVDELPVREVLDRVPALVALVHGPDHRLAYVNDAYAAAFGVRACGEPAAEALPELRDLGLMPLLDQALRSGKPRTLKSRKAPDGRSYTFTCTPAAEDNGKGAVLIFATDVTDHAEAAERLRTSERRQRETAVTLQRSLLPQELEEPDDLRIAATYQPGGTEAAVGGDWYDVITLGGGRTALVIGDVMGRGVRAAAVMGQLRTAVRAYARLDLPPHEILQLLDGLAAEIDANQIATCVYAIHDPNEGRLVYASAGHLPILVRDDSGTVLRADEPTGPPLGTGGWMHASGSIPLGPGSTAVLYTDGLVERRDEDLDEGIASLERALSGATGTPQVVCDRLVRSAGVTADHDDDVAVLVLQHPARTGPDGELFRNAALELLGGVEAAPRARAFASGVLTSWRFPPDLHDLGVLAASELVANSLQHGIPPMRLRLRRTDRRLIIEVTDGDDHLPRRRRAEPGDESGRGIAIVATIASHWGSRRTPGGGKAVWCEFVLPKPAD